DNA from Thermococcus argininiproducens:
TGGATGTTAATCTCTGCATTGGCAACTAAAACCGTGGACGTATTCTTAACCCTGAGCCTAATAGGCCTCCTCATAACCCTTGAAGTTGGAAGTCTCTTTCTAAGTAAAGAACAGAAAGAAAGCCTAAAACCCCTGGTAGAGCTTTTGCTTGTTATTTTCGCCATAATAGTCATGAAAAAGGTTTACGAGGTTTTGAGTGGGTAGTCAGTTGAATAATCTCCAGAGAACAGCAATATATTTAAGGTTCTGAGAACTAGACTCTCTGGTGGAGGGCTTGGAACTGGTGTTTGATGGAAGGAGAATAACGCTCACCAATAAACGAATTAACAAGTTGGATGAATTTGTTTTTAAGGTGTCGAGCCTCATAGAGAAGTACACGGAGTACGTGATAGTTAGTGGGTATGTTTCAATTCTTTTTGGCCGTTCGAGGGGAACAGAGGACATAGATTTTGTGATCTCCTCGCTCTCACTGGAGGAATTCAGGAAGCTTTATGAAGATTTTCTAAACAGCGGGTTTGAGTTTATAAACTCGGATGACCCCGTAGAGCTTTTTGAGATGTTGATCGAGAATCAGGCAGTTAGAGCCTGTGAGGTCGGAACTATCTTTCCCAATGCAGAAATAAAGCTCCCAAAAGATAGATTTCATTTGGAGGCATTAAAACAGAGAATAGAAACCATGATTAATGATAGGAGGATTTTTATATCTCCCATAGAGCTTCAGATAGCTTATAAATTGTACCTTGGGAGTGAAAAGGATATTGAGGATGCTATTTTTCTATATGAACTCTTTAGAGATCATATAAGCCATGAAAAGCTCCAGTACTGGAAAACCCAACTGGGGGTAGAAGGATTTGAACTCTAAGAGAGACATGAAGGAACGAATAAAATTCATAAAACGGTACGTCGAGTGGCTCAAAAAGACACCCAACGGTGTGTGGAGTGCCCAGCAGGCTGAGTTCATCAATGCCCTCCTGGAAAACGCAAAAAACTTTCCCCTCTCAAAGAAGGAATATCTCAAAATGAAGGAGAAAGCCAAGAAACTCGCGGTTAATTCTGTATTTCTTGTAGACAAAAATATCCAAAAATAGGATAATCCTGTTACTGGATAATGGGGCCATACAAAGTGAATGTGGGCTCAAAGATATATTCTGTGAAATATAAAACCTTATGAAAATTTATATTCTGCAGAGTATAAAATGTTGAGAAAGGAGGACATCATTGAATTAATCAGTGCGGACAATTTCTGGAGCAAAAGGTTGACCATTGGAGAGGGAAAACTCAAATTTTGGAGTACGACATAACCAAAATCCTTAAATTAAATTCTCTGATAATTCTAAATTGGGTGGGAGAATGATGCATTTTGAGAGAATTGAGGTCAATCCCAAAAAATTGGGGGGAAAACCGGTAATAAAGGGTACTAGGATTCCCGTCTACTTGATATTGGATTTATTGGGTAACGGCTGGAGTATAGAAGAGATCCTTGAGAATTATCCCCAGTTAACGAGGGAAGATATATTCGAAGCGATAAGATACGCCTCGATGGTGTTGAAAGGGGAAGAATATGTCGAAGTTTTTAGCTGACGAGAATATTCCATTAAAAGTCGTTAGACTTCTGCAAGAGGAAGGATTTGCGATCAAGTCTATAACAGATATCAAACCTGGAATTACTGATGAGGAAGTGTCTGAAATAGCCCTCAGAGAAAACAGGATCTTAATAACATTTGATAAGGATTTTGGAAGGATCTTATTTGTGGAGGGCTTAGGCGTTCCCGGATTAATTCTTCTTAGGTTTCCACCGAAAAATGTTAAATACATAACAAGGATTCTAAAAGAAGTTCTGTCAAAGGATATTGAGTTTTATGGAAGAATTGTAATTGTTTTCGAAGATAAAATTAGGGTATCAAATCTTCCTTAGGCATTTCTCTTTTCTGGGAAGACCCCTTCCAAAAGGAGGGGTAGTTCACCTCCTTTGTGGGCTGGAAGCCTCGCCCTTCAGGGCGGGGAGGAGGTCAGCAGGCATATAGAACGTTTGTTAATAGGGATAAATTTGCCCTAATAGTTCTCGACGAAATCCAAAACATTGAAAACTGGGAAAAATGGGTTCGTAGGACAATGGAAAAAGAGAATGTTCAAATCATTGTAACAGGGTCCACCTCTTCCCTTTTAAAAACCGAAGTATCAACGGCATTGACCGGACGTTCTTTGACCTTAGAAGTTTTCCCTTTAAGCTTTCACGAATTTTTAAAATTCAAAGGGCTTTCATTTAAAGATGAGTTTGGGATTGTGAAGAGTAGGGCCAAAATAGAACGATTTCTAATAGATTACCTTCAATTTGGTGGATTTCCAAGAGTCGTTTTGGAAGAAGATGAATTTTTGAAGAGGGAGATGCTCAGAGAGCTTTTTGATGGTATAGTAATGAGGGACATCGTATTCAGGCATGGATTTAGGGAGATAAATTCGGTTAGATTAGTAGCAGAGCTGGTTATAAACTCGTTTTCGTCTCTTAAGAGTGTGAGTGGTCTTAGAAACGAGCTGGTTGGGATACTTAAGAAAAAGGTCTCTCCAAATTTTGTTGCAGAGGTTATGGAGGCCCTTAGGGAGAGCTACTTGATATTCACACTCCCACCCTTTTCTCCAAAAATAAAGGATGTGAGAAAGTATCCAAAGAAAATTTATGTGGTAGATACAGGACTAGCGACCTTTGTGACTCTAAGCTTCTCTAGAAATTTAGGTAGGTTAGCTGAAAATGCAGTTGCTATTCATTTAATCCAAAAATATGGGGAAAACAACCTCTTCTACTACAAGGGTAAGAGGGAGGTTGATTTTATTCTCAAGGAAGGATTGAAAATAACAAAGGCCATTCAGGTAACCTGGGATTTAAGGGAAAGCTATGAAAGAGAAGTGAAGGCCCTTCTGGAGGCAATGGATATATTTGATCTTGAAGAGGGTATTATCATAACTGCAAATGAAGAAGGAGAAGAAGTTTATGGGGGCAAAAATATAAAAATAATCCCTCTCTGGAAGTTTCTTTTGGAGTTGAGGGATACAAATCGTTAGGGTTAGCATTTGTTAAGGAGGTGTGTTAGTCAGCTGAATGATACCAAAAAGGTGAAAGAACAATTACAGCATTTGATTTACAGTTTCTAAAACTTCTCTGGCGAATCTCAAAACAAACTCTGCTTCTTCTTCGTCAACCAAAGCCCCTCCATACTGAACATTGTGTCTTGAAATCCTGAGTTTATCGAGAATATTCATAAGTTCTACTATTTTGGGATCGGTTCTGTACAGCTCCCTAACCGCAATAACTAGACACTGGTGGCTCCTCTCTTTACATCCCTTTGCAAAGAGCAATGGCCTCACCGAATGAAATGCGGAATTATAAGCAGCTATCTCAACCATAACATAGTCGCCAATTTCAAATGTTCTTTCTGCGGATTTTAGGAACCGCCTTGCAATTTCTATTGAATTTTTCACCCTTTCTATTGCTGAAGGGTCGTGCTTTATCCATCCTCTTCTCAGACACTCTTCAAACTTCATAATGGAGCCCCCTTTATCAGTACATGCTTTCTA
Protein-coding regions in this window:
- a CDS encoding DUF433 domain-containing protein, producing MMHFERIEVNPKKLGGKPVIKGTRIPVYLILDLLGNGWSIEEILENYPQLTREDIFEAIRYASMVLKGEEYVEVFS
- a CDS encoding DUF5615 family PIN-like protein encodes the protein MSKFLADENIPLKVVRLLQEEGFAIKSITDIKPGITDEEVSEIALRENRILITFDKDFGRILFVEGLGVPGLILLRFPPKNVKYITRILKEVLSKDIEFYGRIVIVFEDKIRVSNLP
- a CDS encoding ATP-binding protein; translated protein: MGWKPRPSGRGGGQQAYRTFVNRDKFALIVLDEIQNIENWEKWVRRTMEKENVQIIVTGSTSSLLKTEVSTALTGRSLTLEVFPLSFHEFLKFKGLSFKDEFGIVKSRAKIERFLIDYLQFGGFPRVVLEEDEFLKREMLRELFDGIVMRDIVFRHGFREINSVRLVAELVINSFSSLKSVSGLRNELVGILKKKVSPNFVAEVMEALRESYLIFTLPPFSPKIKDVRKYPKKIYVVDTGLATFVTLSFSRNLGRLAENAVAIHLIQKYGENNLFYYKGKREVDFILKEGLKITKAIQVTWDLRESYEREVKALLEAMDIFDLEEGIIITANEEGEEVYGGKNIKIIPLWKFLLELRDTNR
- a CDS encoding HEPN domain-containing protein, with the protein product MKFEECLRRGWIKHDPSAIERVKNSIEIARRFLKSAERTFEIGDYVMVEIAAYNSAFHSVRPLLFAKGCKERSHQCLVIAVRELYRTDPKIVELMNILDKLRISRHNVQYGGALVDEEEAEFVLRFAREVLETVNQML